TGCCCAATGCCTTAGCCTGCTTGCACAGCCGCACCAAATCCTTCGTTTCCCCTAACATCGGATCAATTTGATGATAGTCTGCCACGTCATACCGATGATTGCTCACCGATAAAAAAACCGGATTCAGGTAGAGAATGGTCACTCCCAACTCCGCCAAATACGATAGCTTACTGCAAATCCCTTCTAAATTCCCTCCAAAAAAATCATATGCCACCATATGACCGGTATCCACGTCCCGCACATAAAACGGCACATCTTCCCAATGGGCGTGCAGAAGGCTCCCCGGCTGTGCGCCGCGAATTTCGCCTTGTTCATGTCCATTGCAAAAACGATCCGGAAAAATTTGATAGATGACTCCGTCACTCAACCAAGCAGGCACAGCTTGCTGCTGATGCACCGTAATCTGCCAGGAGCGAGGCCCCGCCTGCGAACGACGATAACCACTCCCGCCTAGGCCGTCTTCACTGGCTCCATAATACCAAACCGCTCCAGTCATTTCCTCGGCAATAAAATGATACCAAATCCAGCCTGGATCCGCCGGAGCTTCGTATTCCACCTGCCAGCAGCCTTCGCCAACATCCTCCAGCGGCACCAACCGCTCTCCCTGCCCTTGCAGCCACAACCGCAGCGTAACCTTTCGCAGAGGCTCCAGCGGCGGTGTCCGAAAAGCCAGACGCACTTTGACACCGCAGCAAACAGCGCCAAACGGCTGGCGAAATGCGCTCCGCCAGCTATGATGATAAATCCAGGCGGCCGTAGTTTGTTCATGACCAGCCATCATCTCAGCCTCGTTTCTTCCGCTTATTTTTAAGGAACCACTGATTCATGCAACTCTCGCGCCAAGTCGGCAGCAACACAACCTGCGCCGGACGGACGGAGTGTTTTCTAAATCAGTGGTTCCCTGATATATTGCATGTATTTCTTTATAGCAGCCTTTATCGCAGCAAGCTGCGATACACTTCTACATATTTTTTAGCCGACGCGCCCCAGCTGTAATCGCAGTTCATGGCATTACGCACAATTTTTTCCCAAACAGGCTTGTCGTAGAAATAGTTTAAAGCCCTCTTGATCGTATACAGCATGTCGTGGGCATTGTAATCGGCAAAGGTGAATCCGTTCCCCTGCTTAGTATATTTATTAAAGGAAAAGACGGTATCCTTCAGGCCGCCCGTTTCCCGGGCGATCGGAATGGCGCCGTAACGCAAGGCAATCATTTGCCCAATGCCGCAAGGCTCAAACTGAGACGGCATCAGAAACAGATCAGCGGCAGCATAAATCTGTCTGGCCAGCGTCTCATCAAAAAAGATGTTCACAGACACCTTTTGAGGATGATCCCAAGCCATTTGCTGGAACATTTTTTCGTACTGCTCATCGCCGGTTCCCAATATCACCACCTGCAAATCCTCGCCAGCAACCAATTCTCCAAAAATGTGCCCTATTAGGTCCAACCCTTTAGGCGCCACCAGCCTGGATACAATGGCTAGCAAAGGCAAGTCCCGCCGTACAGGAAGTCCCAGCCGATCTTGCAAGCGTGCTTTGTTCTCGCGTCTTGCCAATAGATGGTCCGCATCATAATTTACAAATACATGCGCGTCTTTTTGCGGATCATAACTGGCATAGTCAATGCCATTCACAATCCCTTCCAAAGCTTCCTGACGCTGCCGCAGCAATCCGTCCAACCCTTCGCCGTAGAAAGCTTGCTGTATTTCTTCGGCATAGCTGCAGCTGACCGTGGAAATGCGGTCCGCATAAACAAGAGCGCCTTTCATCAAATTGACGGCTTGATTGAATTCCAAAGCTTCGGCGTAAACATCTTCGCCCAAGCCCAAGATGTCACCAAGAATTTCGCGGCCAAAAACGCCTTGATACCGCAAATTATGAATGGTAAAGAGAGTCTTAATACCTTGATAAAAAGACTCATCCCGATACAGACTGCGCAAGTACACCACCGCCAGCGAGGC
This genomic window from uncultured Anaeromusa sp. contains:
- the glgA gene encoding glycogen synthase GlgA, yielding MMKVLCVASEAVPFIKTGGLADVIGSLPQELHKHKVDVRVVLPLYADIPQEFISQMELVAELSVPVSWRQQYCGVKKLVYQGVTFYFLDNEYYFKRPGLYGYFDDAERFAWFSRAVLEMMPVLDFQPDVLHCHDWHASLAVVYLRSLYRDESFYQGIKTLFTIHNLRYQGVFGREILGDILGLGEDVYAEALEFNQAVNLMKGALVYADRISTVSCSYAEEIQQAFYGEGLDGLLRQRQEALEGIVNGIDYASYDPQKDAHVFVNYDADHLLARRENKARLQDRLGLPVRRDLPLLAIVSRLVAPKGLDLIGHIFGELVAGEDLQVVILGTGDEQYEKMFQQMAWDHPQKVSVNIFFDETLARQIYAAADLFLMPSQFEPCGIGQMIALRYGAIPIARETGGLKDTVFSFNKYTKQGNGFTFADYNAHDMLYTIKRALNYFYDKPVWEKIVRNAMNCDYSWGASAKKYVEVYRSLLR